The Desulfobaculum xiamenense DNA segment GGCAGCTCGGTGATGCCCTTCATCATCTCTGGCGGCATTCCCGGCGGCTGCGCCGTGCCCGGCGTCATGGCCGCGCGCACCCTGCGCAGCCCCCGCGAAAAGCTGGCCACCATCCTCACCGCGCCGTTCATGTCCTGCGGTGCCAAGGTGCCGGTGTTCATCCTGCTCATCGCGGCCTTCTTCCCGCAGCACGGGGCGGACGCGCTGTTCGTCATCACCCTCGCGGGCTGGGCCATGGCGCTGCTGGTGGCCAAGCTGCTGCGCCACACCGTCATCAAGGGCCCCGCCACCCCGTTCCTCATGGAACTGCCGCCCTACCGCATCCCCACCCTGCGTGGCGTGCTCATCCACACCTGGGAACGCGGCTGGCAGTACATCAGGAAGGCGGGCACGGTCATTCTGGCCATCTCCATCCTGCTGTGGGCGGCCATGACCTTCCCCGGCCTGCCCGAGGACCAGACCGCTCGCTTCGAGTCCATGCGCGGTGACGTGCAGGCCGAACTCGACGCCGCCACCGCATCCGGTGCGCAGGCCGAGGCCCTCGCCACCTTTGAGGACAAGCTGGCCGACATCGACAACCTCGAAGCCGAGGAAACCCTGCGCAACTCCATCGCCGGACGCGTGGGCACGGCCTTCGAGCCGATCACGGCCCCGGCCGGATTCGACTGGCGGACCAACATCGCCCTCTTGGGCGGCTTCGCTGCCAAGGAAGTCGTCGTCTCGACCCTCGGCACGGCCTTCTCGCTCGGCGAGGTGGACCCCGAGGATGCCGACAGCCTGGCCTCGAAGCTGGCCGAAGATCCGGCATTCTCCATGTGGAGCGCCGTGAGCCTCATCATCTTTACGCTGCTCTACGCCCCGTGCTTCGTCACCGTGGTGGTCATGGCCCGCGAGGCTGGCTGGAAGTGGGCAGGCTTCTCCGTGGTCTTCAACACGGCCCTCGCCTACGGGCTGGCAGTCATCGTCTACCAGATAGGAACGCGCATCTAACGCTTACGAAACCCGCCCCCCGCGCACGCGGGGGGCGGCCAGACAGGAGACTCGACATGTGTGCGGCAGTCATCGGCGGAATGGACAGACTCAAGCGGAATTACATCCTGACGGCGCGCGAGCTGGGCATCGACCTCAAGGTCTTCACCGGCAAGGAGAACTCCATCGCCCCCAAGCTCGGCAAGCCGGACCTCGTGGTGGTGTTCACCAATCAGGTCTCGCACAAGGCCCGCCGCGAGGTGGCCACCTACGCCAAGGCCAACGACATCCGCCTGCACCTTTCGCACTCCTGCGGCGTGTCGTCCCTGCGCAACTGTCTGGAACAGGCCTAATCATCACGAGTTACGAGGATATCGACAATGAACCCCATCATGGAAATGGGCCAGCTCAACAAAATGGCCATGGACCGCTGCAACCGGGGCGATCTCGCCAACGCGAAATTCATGCTGCGCCAAGCGCTCATGCGCTCGCGCGCCTGCACCTCCCCCCTGCCGGGCGCACGCATCAGAAACAACCTCGCCATCGTGCTGACCATGCGCGGCAAGGCGGACTGCGCCCGTAAGCTCCTTGGCGAAGCGCTGGAAACCCTCAACGCGCATCGCCTCGGCCACACGAAATTCCACGAACAGGTCCGCAAGGGCATGGAGCAACTCGCAGCATGAAAAACACCTGCCCCGTCGCCGGATGCCCCGGCAT contains these protein-coding regions:
- a CDS encoding DUF2325 domain-containing protein, which produces MCAAVIGGMDRLKRNYILTARELGIDLKVFTGKENSIAPKLGKPDLVVVFTNQVSHKARREVATYAKANDIRLHLSHSCGVSSLRNCLEQA